A window of the Cicer arietinum cultivar CDC Frontier isolate Library 1 chromosome 6, Cicar.CDCFrontier_v2.0, whole genome shotgun sequence genome harbors these coding sequences:
- the LOC101500987 gene encoding LOB domain-containing protein 1-like, which translates to MECSDTTNSSAPFFHYSPTSSSSSPIPQVVMSPCAACKILRRRCADKCVLAPYFPPTEPAKFTIAHRVFGASNIIKFLQELPEDQRADAVTSMVYEASARIRDPVYGCAGAICQLQKQVIELQAQLAKAQAEVVNMQLQQANLVALICMEMSQSPQESPQQSLDNNNNNDDDFINPSTPYSSNYQIGLNFLEENSLWEPLWT; encoded by the exons ATGGAGTGTAGTGACACTACTAATTCCTCTGCTCCATTTTTTCATTATTCTCCTACTTCCTCATCTTCTTCACCAATACCTCAAGTTGTTATGAGTCCTTGTGCTGCTTGCAAGATTTTGAGGAGAAGATGTGCTGATAAATGTGTTTTAGCTCCTTATTTTCCTCCCACTGAACCTGCTAAGTTTACCATTGCTCATAGAGTATTTGGTGCTAGTAACATCATCAAGTTCCTACAG gAACTTCCAGAGGATCAAAGAGCTGATGCAGTGACAAGCATGGTTTATGAGGCTAGTGCAAGAATAAGAGACCCTGTTTATGGTTGTGCAGGAGCAATTTGCCAACTCCAAAAACAAGTCATAGAGCTTCAAGCACAATTAGCCAAAGCACAAGCAGAGGTTGTAAACATGCAACTCCAACAAGCCAATCTTGTAGCTCTAATTTGCATGGAAATGTCACAAAGTCCACAAGAATCACCACAACAATCattggataataataataataatgatgatgatttcATTAATCCAAGTACTCCATATAGTAGCAACTATCAAATTGGTTTGAACTTCCTTGAGGAGAACTCTTTGTGGGAGCCACTTTGGACATGA